GGTGGCGGCGAATCCGGCCAGCGTCGGCGCGGCGAACAGGTCGCCAAGCTCGGCATGGTAGCCGCGCCGTGCCAGTTCGCCGATCAGCCGGGTGGCCAGCAGGCTGTCGCCGCCGGCTTCGAAGAAATGACTGTCGCGGCGCGGGGTGGCAAGACGCAGCGACTGCTGCCACAACGCGGCGAGCACGCACTCGGCGTCGCCGCTGGGCGGCTCGCCCGCCACCGGTCCGTCGGCGGCGGCTGGCTCCGGTGCCGCAAGCGCGGCCAGCGCGGCGTGATCGACCTTGCCGTTGGCCGTCAGCGGCAGCGCATCGAGCCAGAGCACACGGTGCGGCACCATGTAGGCGGGCAGCACGTCGATCAGCCGCTCGCGCAGTCCGTCGACATGGGGACGGTGCGCCACGCCGGGCAGGGGCAACGCGAAGCTTGACAGTCCACCGAAGCTGTCGGCGTGCGCGCACGGCATGGACATCGCGGCAAAGGTCTCCCGCCATGCCGAAGCTGGCCGGACAGCGCCCTCGCGGAACAACGCCGCGGTCACCAGTCCGACGGCTGGCATGGCCTCCAGCTCCAGTACCTGTAGCCAGCCGCCCGGCGCGCCAAGCCGCGACGCCAGCCGCAGCGTGCCGGACCACGCATCGTCGGGCAGGCGGTGCAGGACGTTGTTCAGCAGCACCACATCGGCATGATGCCAATGCTCGGGCGCCTGCGTGAGGGTGGCGAACGCCAAGGGCATGGCATGCGCGGCGCCCGCCAGCCGCTCGCGCTGGCGCGCCACCATGGCGGGCGACGGATCGGACAGCCGGTACGTCACCTGCCCGGGTGTCAGCCGGGCCAGCAGGGCTTCGGCAAACCGGCCGCTGCGGGCGTAGGGCTCCGCTACGCGCAGTGGCCGGCCCAGCTGTTGTGCCAGCCGCGCGATGACGCTGGCGAGTGCGTCGAGCGCCGGCCCGGCCCCGGCGTGCGCCAGTTGCATGGCATCGGGGGCCAGCGTCGGGTGATCGAGCAGCGCCAGCGGCGACTGCCGGCCCGCCAGGATGGCGTCGAGCCATGGATGGTGGTCGGCCGGCAGGGCTGGCGCAGCGCCAGGATCGTGGGTCGGCAACGCGGGCCGGTCCGGGGCCGGCAGATATCGGCCGCCGGCATCGCGCTGCAATTGGCCCGCTTCGCACAGCCAGTCCAGCCAGCGTGCCACCACGGGGCCGAATGCGGGCTGCGCGCCGCATGCCGCGATGCAGGCGTCGACGTCGATGCCCACGGCGGCGTTGGCTCCGGGCGTCGCGAAGTCGATGCCGTGCCGCGCCAGGTGGGCGAGCAGGAACGCGGCCACCGCGCCGTCGTCGGCAGGGCGGGCGAGTGCCGTGGCCGGCGCCGCGCCCGTGTCGAACAGTGCGGCGATGTCGTCGGGCATGGCCGGATCGGGCGCCACGGCCTGGCCGAGCGTGGCGACATCGGCCACCACGCACGCGACAAGACGGTGGTCGCGCGTGCCGGTGGCCAGGGTGACGGCCTGCCGCACGCCCGGGATCGCCAGCAGCGCCGCGTCGATCTCGCCCAGCTCCACGCGATGGCCGCCCAGCTTGACCTGCCGGTCGCGCCGGCCCAGGAACTCCAGCGTGCCGTCGGGCCAATGGCAGCCCAGGTCGCCGGTCCGGTACCAGCGGGTGCCGTCGGCCTCGACGAATTTTTCCGCGGTACGCGCGGGGTCGTTCAGGTAACCGAGCGCCACGCCCGCGCCGCCGATCCACAGTTCCCCCGGCACCCAGTCCGGGCAGTCGCGTCCGTCGGCACCGACCACGCGGTACATCTGGTTGGCCAGCGGCCGGCCGTACGGGATGGAGCGCCATTGGGCCGGCAGCGGACCGGCCACCTCGTGGACGTTGGACCAGATCGACGCCTCGGTGGCGCCGCCCATGGCTACCAGCAGCGCGCCGGGGCGCAGGCGCTGGAACCGGCCGGGCAGGTCCAGCCCGATCCAGTCGCCGGACAGCATCGCCAGGCGCAGCGCGGCCGGTGCGCGGCTGCCGGTGCCCTCGGCGTAGGTCAGCAGCATGTCGAACAGCGCCGGCACCGAATTCCACAGCGTGATGCGATGCTGCGCGATGGCATCGCACCAGGCGGCCGGGTCGCGCCGGTGGCGCTCGTCCACCAGCACCAGCGTGCCACCCGCGCCGAGCACGCCGAAGATGTCGTACACGGACAGGTCGAAGTGGAGCGCGGAAAGCCCCAGCACGCGGTCCGCCGGGCCGACGCCGTAGCGGCGGTTCAGGTCCGCGCAGGTATTGGCGGCGCCCGCATGGGAGATCACGACGCCCTTGGGTGTACCGGTGGACCCGCTGGTGAAGACGATGTAGGCCGGATCGGCCGGATTGCGCGGTTCGGCGGGCGTGTACGGCACGCCGCGCACGACCGCCTGCCATGTCAGCATCTCCGGCGCGCGTCCGGCATCGCTGGCGGCGCCGTCCATGCCTTCTGTGCCTTCTGTGCCGGCAGCGGTTGCCGTCGCGCACGTGAGCACGAGCCTGGCCCGGGCCTGGCGGCAGATTGCGTCGCGCCGGGCGCGCGGCTGGTCGGCGGCCACGGGCACGTAGACGGCGCCCGCTTGCAGGATGCCGAGCGCGGCCACCACCTGGCCCACGCCCTTTTCCATGCAGATGGCGACGGGGTCGCCCGCGCGCACGCCGCGCGCGTGCAGCGTGCCGGCCAGCCGCCTGGCCAGCAGCGCCAGATCGCCGTAGCGCAGGACATCGGCGCCGTGGATCAGGGCGATGGCATCCGGCTCCTGGTCAGCGCGGGCAAAGACCGCGTCATGCAGGCAGCCCGTGGGCATCGGCGCCGCCGTGTCGTTCACCGTGCGGCGTACCTCGAATTGATGCGCGGGCATGGGGTCGGGCAGCGGTCGCTGCCACGCACCGGCGTCATCGCCGGCCAGTTGGCGCACCAGCCCGACGTAGGCGTCGAACAGCGTGTCGACCAGCCCCGGCGGAAACAGCGCGTCGTTGGCGTCCCACTGCAGCCGTGTCTGGCCGCCGTACTCGTATGCCAGGTGATCGATCCAGACCTGCGGGGTTTGCGAAATGCCCCACGCCGGCTCGCCGAGCAGGCGGTCCGGATCGTGCCCGAACAGCGGGCGGCCAAGGTTGCTCGTGAAGACGATGGGCGCGCCGTGCGGATGCCGGCCGGCCTTGCGCAGTTCGCGCTGCACCTCCACGCCCGACCAGTGCCGATGCTCCCAGGCCTCGGCAAAGGCGGCCTGGTTGGCGCGGGCCATCTGGTCGAACGGCGCGGTGCCGCCGTCCAGGTCGAGCAACAGGATGTTGGTGAAGTCCGCCACCATGGCATCGACGGCCGGATGCAACGGCTCGCGGTCGAACAGCGTGAGATTGACCAGCGCGCGCGTCGCGCTGCTCCAGCGTGCCAGCACCGCGGCGAACAGCGTTGCCAGGGCCATGGTCGGCGTGACCCCGCGCGCCGCCGCGTGCGTGCGAAAACGTTGCCAGTCAGCGGCATCGAGCGCCACGTGCCGCCGCGTCATCCGCGCTGGCGCGCCGGGGCGCAGCGCGGCGCCGTCGGCCGCCAGCGGCAGGGCAGGCGCCGGCGGCAGCGCGGGCAGCCGCGCCAGCCACCATTCGCGTGCGCGCGCCCGGCTTTCCGCATGCACCACGTCGGCGTGATGCAGATAGCTGCGGAAGTCGTAACCATCCGCCAGCGGCGGCAGCGTCTGGCCGGCAACCAGCGTGGCCAGTTCCGTGAACAGCTGCGTGAAACTGGCCGCGTCCGCCACCAGCAGATCCAGGTTGACGTGGAGCCGATGGCGGCCCCCCGGCAACAACGTGAGCTGGAAGTCGAGGGTCTGGCCGCGCTCTACCGCCAGCACACGGTGCCCCAGCGCGTCGCGCAGCGCGCAAAGCCGCTGGGTGATGGTGGTGGCATCGGCGTCGCGCAGGTCGTGCACGGTCAGGTCGCGCCACGCCGGCTGCGGCAGCCGGCATTGCAGCCCTTCGCGCAGAAAGCGCACGCCGAGCATCGGATGCCGGGCCAGCAGCGTGCGGATGGCCGCCTCCAGTACCGCCGGCGCCAGGCCGTCGCCATCGAACTCCTGGTACAGGTGGCAACCGACGCCGCCCAGCGGCTGCGATGGGTCCCGTCCGACCAGGTAGGCGTGCTGCACCGGCGTGAGCGCGAAGGGCGCCAGATCGTGCATCGTGGGCAGGGAAGGGGTTTCAGGCAGGCGGGGGTCCGCCCGGGCTGGCGGGTCGCTCAGCAGCGCCCGCCAGCCGGCCAGCGTCGGCCGGCCGTAGAGGTCGCGCAGGCGCACGCTGTGGCCCCGGGCGCGCAGGCGGTTCAGCCAGGCCATCATCCGCATGGAATCCATGCCGAGTTCCAGCAGGCTGTCGTGCGCGCCGATCGCTGTCACGGGCAGGCGCAGGTCCGCGGCAAGCGCCTCAGGCAGCCAGTCCGGGCCGCCGGGCGCGGACGGATCGGTCGGGGAAGTGGGGCCCGTGGGCGGCGTGGGCGGGAGTGCGGGCTGGGTCATGGCTGGCGATGGAAGGGGAACGGTTAAGGCGTGCTGGCGGCGAGTGGCGCGGCCGGTACGGTTTGGCCTTGCCAGAAGCGCGCGTAGCGGCCATCGGCAGCGAGCAGGGCGTCGTGTGTGCCGGCTTCCACGAGTCGGCCGGCATCGAGCACCAGGATGCGGTCGGCATGGCGCAGGTGCTGCAGCCGGTGCGTCACCATCACGACGGCCCGGTGGCGTTGGGTGGCCAGGCCGCTGGCGATGGCAGCATCCGTGGCGGCGTCCACGCTGGCGGTGGCCTCGTCCAGCAGCAGGATGGGTACGTCGCGCACCAGCGCACGGGCCAGCGACAGGCGCTGGCGTTCGCCGCCGGACAGGTCGATGCCCGTGGCGTCGAGGTCGGTGTCGTAGCCGTCCGGCAGGCGTTCGATGAAGTCGTGTGCCTGCGCCAGCCGGGCCGCCCGCTTCACGGCATCGCGCGTGGCATGGGGGTTGCCGAGCCGCAGGTTGTCCAGCACCGTGCCGGGCAGCAGCACGACGTCCTGCGAGACAAGCGCCATGTGCCGGTGCAGCGCGTCGCTGCCCATGGCGCGCAGGTCGACGCCACCGATGCGGATGGCGCCTGCGTCCACGTCCCAGAGGCGGCAAAGCAGATGCAGCAGCGTGCTCTTGCCGGCGCCGCTGGCCCCGACGATGGCCGTCAGCCCCTGGGCGGGAATCGCGCACGACAGGCCATGCAGTCCGGCTACGGGCTTGCCCCTGTCAGCGCGCGCATGACCGGGTTGCTGCGCGCAAGCGTCGTCGTGGGCGAACGCGACGCCGTCCAGCGCGATATCGAAACGCGTGGGCAGGGTTGGCGCGGCCGGTTCGGGCAGGGGGGGCGTATCGCGCAGCGTCTCGACGCGCGCGAGCGCCCGCTGGCCGAAGCGCAGCATCACGGCGGCCACGCCCAGATCCTGGAGCAGCCGGTACAACGGCAGGGCGATGACCACGAACAGCACCCATGTGGCCGCTGGCAGCGCCCCCTGGGTCACGCGCCAGGCGGCCAGTACGGCCACCAGCACGAAGCTGCCCTCGGCGGCGGCGCCAAGCGCGGCCACCCAGGCCGCGGGGCGTCGTTCTAGTGCGAGCATGTGGCGCAGGTGGACCGCCATGGTCCCCTCCAGGCGCCGCCAGCCGCTGCCCAGCCGGCCGTGGTAGCGATGCACGCGCAATGTCGACAGGTAGCCGTGCAGTTCCGCCTGCATTGCGCTGGCGCTGTGCAGCGCGCGGCTGCCGGCCCGCACGGCGGCGCGCTGGCCCTGCGCAAGCGCCAGGCCGGCAAGCGGCAGCGTGGCGGCGACGGCAAGGGCCAGTGTGCCGTCCACCCAGGCCAGACCGGCCAGCAGGCACAGCAGCGTTGCCAGCGTGCTTGCGAACAGGCCAAGGCAATGGGCCCACAAGTGCTCGATCAGTTCGAGGTCGCCGGTCAGCCGCGCCGCAAGGTCGCCATCGCGCGCGGTGCGGAACCACCCCAGCGGCAGCCGGAGCAGATGGTCGGCCAGCAGCAGCCGGGCGGCGGCCATCGTGGCGTAGGTACCGGCAAACAGCCGCTGTGTGGCCAGGGCGCCCACGGCCATGCGCAGGACGAGCAGCATGGCCAGCGCGGCGCCCGTGGCCAGCATCATCGGGCCGTCTGCGCGGCCGGCAACGGCCGATTGCAGCAACAGGCCGGCAAGCAGGCAAGGTGCGGCGGCCAGCATGCCTTCGAGCGCGGCAAGGCGCAGGCCGCTGGCCAGACGGGGATCGCGCACGGGGGCCAGCCATTGGCCGGCGCGCAGCAGCGGGCCGATCATGGCGCGGGGGCCGGGGCGTGCGCGGCCGTGTAGTGGTTCCAGAGCGTGCGGTAGTGCGCGCAGCGGCCCAGCAGTTCGGCATGGCGGCCGCGGTCGACCAGCCGTCCGGCATCGAGCACGAGGATCAGGTCGGCGTGGACGATTGTGTGCAGACGGTGCGCCACGGCCAGGACGGTGCGGCCGCGGCACGCATGCGCCAGCGCGCGACCGATCAGCGCCTCGCTGCAGGGATCGGCGTGGGAGGTGGCTTCATCGAGGATCAGGACCGGGGCGTCCTTGAGCAGTGCCCGCGCCAGCGAGAGCCGCTGGCGTTCGCCGCCGGACAGGCGCGCGCCGCGTTCGCCCACCGGCGTCTGGTAGCGCTGCGGCAGCGCCATGATGAAGTCGTGCGCCTGTGCGGCGCGCGTGGCGGCCTGCACCTCGCTGATCGTGGCCCCCGGCCGTGCCAGCAGCAGGTTGTCCAGGACGGTGCCGTGCAGCAACTGCACCTCCTGGCCGACGATGGCAAACCGTTGCAGCAGCGCATCCAGCGGCCAGTCGCGGACGTCGCGCCCGCCCAGCAGCACCCGGCCGGCATCGGGATCGAACTCGCGCGCGGCAAGCCGGACCAGCGTCGTCTTGCCCGCGCCGCTGGCACCCACGATCGCCGTGAGTTTCCCGGCTGGCAGCACGACATCGATATCCCGTACCGCCTGCCGCGTGCCGAACGCATGGCTGACGTGCCGGAACGCGATGTCCAGCGGCGCGGTGGGCAGGGCGCCGCCGGCTGTCTCCGGTGACGGTTCCGGCAGCACCGGCTCGGCCAGCACGGCGTTGATGCGCGCCAGTGCGTCGCGGCGCTGCCGCTGTTCGCCGACGATATGGGTCAGCCGCAGCAGCGGCAGCAGCACCGCCGGTGCCACGAGCAGGCACAGCACGTACGTGGCGGCATCGAGCGACCCCTGCCGGTAGCGCCATGCACCGGCCACGGCCACGGCCGGCAGTCCCGCGGACAGCGTCGCGCCGAACGCCGCCCACGCCCAGCCGCTGCGCCGCGCGATGGCGCCCACCCACGCGGCGGCCGTTTCCACCGTGGCGCGCAGCGTGCCGAACGTCCGGGCGGACAGGCCGAAGCTGCGTACGACATGGATGCCGCGGATGAACTGCGCCGTCTGCGCCGCGATGCGCTGCTGCATGCCCGACCATTGCCGCAGCCGCTCGTCCGATCCGCGCAGCAACGCGGCCTGCGCCAGCAGGGCGAACGGTAGCGGCGCCAGCGCGGCCAGCGCCAGTGGCCAGTCCGCCAGGCATAGCCAGACGAAGGCGGTGACGGGCAGCACGACGGCCGCCGTCGCATCGGGCAGCAGGTGGGCCACGAAGCTTTCCAGCGCGGCGACGTCGTCGGCAATCACCCGGCGCAGCCGGCCCGGGGGGCGGCGGTCCACCACCGTCAGCGGCACCTGCGCGAGATGGCGTGTCAGCCGCAGCCGCAACGTGTGCGACGCCCGCAGCGCGCCCGTGTGCGCCGCCGCGTGGCTGAACGCCATCAGCGCCCAGCGCAGCATCACGGCAGCCAGGGCCGATGCCAGCAGCGGCCGCAGGGCGGCGTCGCCGTAGGGCTCGTCCAGCAGGTGCGCCGCGATGACGGACAGGCACCAGAGCGGCACCAGGCATAGCGTGGCCGAGACTGCCGCGGCCGCCATGGCGCCCGCGAGCGGCCATGGCGCCATGCGCGCGATATCGGCAAAGCCGACCGGCGGGGACGCGGCGCTCACAGCATGTCCCAGCGCATGTCCAGC
This sequence is a window from Cupriavidus pauculus. Protein-coding genes within it:
- a CDS encoding ABC transporter ATP-binding protein; the protein is MIGPLLRAGQWLAPVRDPRLASGLRLAALEGMLAAAPCLLAGLLLQSAVAGRADGPMMLATGAALAMLLVLRMAVGALATQRLFAGTYATMAAARLLLADHLLRLPLGWFRTARDGDLAARLTGDLELIEHLWAHCLGLFASTLATLLCLLAGLAWVDGTLALAVAATLPLAGLALAQGQRAAVRAGSRALHSASAMQAELHGYLSTLRVHRYHGRLGSGWRRLEGTMAVHLRHMLALERRPAAWVAALGAAAEGSFVLVAVLAAWRVTQGALPAATWVLFVVIALPLYRLLQDLGVAAVMLRFGQRALARVETLRDTPPLPEPAAPTLPTRFDIALDGVAFAHDDACAQQPGHARADRGKPVAGLHGLSCAIPAQGLTAIVGASGAGKSTLLHLLCRLWDVDAGAIRIGGVDLRAMGSDALHRHMALVSQDVVLLPGTVLDNLRLGNPHATRDAVKRAARLAQAHDFIERLPDGYDTDLDATGIDLSGGERQRLSLARALVRDVPILLLDEATASVDAATDAAIASGLATQRHRAVVMVTHRLQHLRHADRILVLDAGRLVEAGTHDALLAADGRYARFWQGQTVPAAPLAASTP
- a CDS encoding non-ribosomal peptide synthetase, which codes for MTQPALPPTPPTGPTSPTDPSAPGGPDWLPEALAADLRLPVTAIGAHDSLLELGMDSMRMMAWLNRLRARGHSVRLRDLYGRPTLAGWRALLSDPPARADPRLPETPSLPTMHDLAPFALTPVQHAYLVGRDPSQPLGGVGCHLYQEFDGDGLAPAVLEAAIRTLLARHPMLGVRFLREGLQCRLPQPAWRDLTVHDLRDADATTITQRLCALRDALGHRVLAVERGQTLDFQLTLLPGGRHRLHVNLDLLVADAASFTQLFTELATLVAGQTLPPLADGYDFRSYLHHADVVHAESRARAREWWLARLPALPPAPALPLAADGAALRPGAPARMTRRHVALDAADWQRFRTHAAARGVTPTMALATLFAAVLARWSSATRALVNLTLFDREPLHPAVDAMVADFTNILLLDLDGGTAPFDQMARANQAAFAEAWEHRHWSGVEVQRELRKAGRHPHGAPIVFTSNLGRPLFGHDPDRLLGEPAWGISQTPQVWIDHLAYEYGGQTRLQWDANDALFPPGLVDTLFDAYVGLVRQLAGDDAGAWQRPLPDPMPAHQFEVRRTVNDTAAPMPTGCLHDAVFARADQEPDAIALIHGADVLRYGDLALLARRLAGTLHARGVRAGDPVAICMEKGVGQVVAALGILQAGAVYVPVAADQPRARRDAICRQARARLVLTCATATAAGTEGTEGMDGAASDAGRAPEMLTWQAVVRGVPYTPAEPRNPADPAYIVFTSGSTGTPKGVVISHAGAANTCADLNRRYGVGPADRVLGLSALHFDLSVYDIFGVLGAGGTLVLVDERHRRDPAAWCDAIAQHRITLWNSVPALFDMLLTYAEGTGSRAPAALRLAMLSGDWIGLDLPGRFQRLRPGALLVAMGGATEASIWSNVHEVAGPLPAQWRSIPYGRPLANQMYRVVGADGRDCPDWVPGELWIGGAGVALGYLNDPARTAEKFVEADGTRWYRTGDLGCHWPDGTLEFLGRRDRQVKLGGHRVELGEIDAALLAIPGVRQAVTLATGTRDHRLVACVVADVATLGQAVAPDPAMPDDIAALFDTGAAPATALARPADDGAVAAFLLAHLARHGIDFATPGANAAVGIDVDACIAACGAQPAFGPVVARWLDWLCEAGQLQRDAGGRYLPAPDRPALPTHDPGAAPALPADHHPWLDAILAGRQSPLALLDHPTLAPDAMQLAHAGAGPALDALASVIARLAQQLGRPLRVAEPYARSGRFAEALLARLTPGQVTYRLSDPSPAMVARQRERLAGAAHAMPLAFATLTQAPEHWHHADVVLLNNVLHRLPDDAWSGTLRLASRLGAPGGWLQVLELEAMPAVGLVTAALFREGAVRPASAWRETFAAMSMPCAHADSFGGLSSFALPLPGVAHRPHVDGLRERLIDVLPAYMVPHRVLWLDALPLTANGKVDHAALAALAAPEPAAADGPVAGEPPSGDAECVLAALWQQSLRLATPRRDSHFFEAGGDSLLATRLIGELARRGYHAELGDLFAAPTLAGFAATLTRDTRHAGDGAGDALSCAPAATGPLPLTDVQQAYLAGRQPGFALGGVGAHFFVEFEIDAPDIARLQTAWNTLVVRHDMLRAVVRDGQLHVLPVVPRFDIPTHRLSSFDDGDGLALRTRLSQQVLDPSRWPVFDLQLGRIDGHGPARLYLLLDNLMLDGLSMQILLAELEDLYADPGLTLPAIDTHYGACRRAMRAAPGEAAVRYWRDRIATLPAPPALKLAADPAQIGRPRFMRRSGRLAAPDWQRLRARAAPLRVTPSALLLTAFGTVLSAWSTRAALTLNLTLFDRPPVHPHVERVLGDFTSLLLLAWTPHDTLRDTAQHLQQRLWQDLTHRDYPAIRVMRDMARRDGAASTAMPVVFTSALGFDNGRFLHRDTWLRPVWGLSQTPQVWLDHQVYESDGDLCFNWDAVQALFAPDDLDAMFDQYCALLRRLADPDDHGAAWLLPLDALAPRAVPLAPAAPPASGPPPVAAAPADDAQAPVLLRRVQSVFQDVVGQPVDPDENFFDAGASSLQLVQIHARLVQAGHALAVTDLFAYPTPRALGTHLAGGAASATPSPDADARRRLRHAQRVRRAGSDGDTP
- a CDS encoding ABC transporter ATP-binding protein — protein: MSAASPPVGFADIARMAPWPLAGAMAAAAVSATLCLVPLWCLSVIAAHLLDEPYGDAALRPLLASALAAVMLRWALMAFSHAAAHTGALRASHTLRLRLTRHLAQVPLTVVDRRPPGRLRRVIADDVAALESFVAHLLPDATAAVVLPVTAFVWLCLADWPLALAALAPLPFALLAQAALLRGSDERLRQWSGMQQRIAAQTAQFIRGIHVVRSFGLSARTFGTLRATVETAAAWVGAIARRSGWAWAAFGATLSAGLPAVAVAGAWRYRQGSLDAATYVLCLLVAPAVLLPLLRLTHIVGEQRQRRDALARINAVLAEPVLPEPSPETAGGALPTAPLDIAFRHVSHAFGTRQAVRDIDVVLPAGKLTAIVGASGAGKTTLVRLAAREFDPDAGRVLLGGRDVRDWPLDALLQRFAIVGQEVQLLHGTVLDNLLLARPGATISEVQAATRAAQAHDFIMALPQRYQTPVGERGARLSGGERQRLSLARALLKDAPVLILDEATSHADPCSEALIGRALAHACRGRTVLAVAHRLHTIVHADLILVLDAGRLVDRGRHAELLGRCAHYRTLWNHYTAAHAPAPAP